cagaggggtcggtgctgctggagtgtaggaagtctgttgaacatcttcacatgcagtttggaggcatttggagcacaaaagcaacagcttctgtgctggggggactgtttgcttctttgtctgctctgcagggctggactaggcagcctttccgtggctcccagggtgaagactagtgagccctgagaggcaccagctctccctgtgccctaggacacagccagcacactggtctccacatCTCCACTATGTTTTTTCatctgcccacacacagccacccccagcagcacttccatctccttagcacccctctgCGGCTTCTGCGTGGGACATTACGCTATCACAGATGTCCCACACAAgagctgggcccttctggagggcagcacacAGCTCGGCTGCACACCCCCCGGGAGGgtgaagggtcttaaaggtggcatctcctgagtcagctcattcccccttcctctgctgggtgggagaggaaagctgcagggggcttgctggggggaAAGGgtctgcatgctggggctggccgagaacagtgatggcaaggtgaagtgggtgctgtctgcaggctgagggcttgtgTGGGCAATTGCTGTGGGtccttgcaaacctagtcacccctcagcgtggtggtgaccaggcttagtttcttgcctcaacctgactgctgcatttccactcccaccatgcagaggcgagccctcttgaaaaccccactctcaaaaggtcctcctggagagctggagctgtgggcagccctgctccacgcagcaccctctcgacaggaggatgaacctgccctgctgggggaaacccctctcacccagagcttctcccctgCAGTGctgtggggagctccccgggcaggctgggtgctgaccCGCGGAGGCGGCAGTCAgtgccccgggcacacagcaccctggggtgcagggacaccactctgactgatgaacctgggcagacctgggtgcacagcccagcttcacaccccggctgtgtccctgggagaaggcagcaggatgccctcTGCCTCTGACGGTATGGCAGgacatcctgctctgaagcatctcctcctcctcctcctccacaatgcagaagctgcaagagcgatccttaaaatccctatcagtcatgggatggggtgggtgcagaagacccctccaggaacctcggcagcgttgccctgctgccagagacttaccatgcaaagggctgtgcagatttcccccacaaggagctctcctctctcctcccactccacactgcctctcacttctctccctctcgcctcatctcccgtcagcagcagcaggcagtgcccggagccccgctgctcttggcagaggagctgctcctgcccacagctgtctcggggctgtgctgcccggttgccagcagctccctcggtccccggagcctggccccgctcaggagcagaggcccagccaaaggcgtgactttctctgccgcctcgagattgtcctggggctccaaggctggcagctcctgaggggcagcaggctcccttctgggaaaggctctggcagctgcaataatcccctgcagtccctctcggcgctgtggagagagactgatttcagcagggtgcttgatcccctcaggcgacagaggtggagagggctggacctgctcccctctgcctcctgctcttcctgtcccattgctggccaggagacgcagagagtggccgagagggggtcatttcccctgcgtggggcagtgattcagaggaggaaatgcaggtgtttgatctccgctcagaaggccttggtcgggagggggattcagctccctcccacgcatgccccaaacccactggaggtgggcttcctctggcctcagtttcggggtgcccaaaagagctgcctgcatgcaaggccttgcctgagctgccacgacaagcactagggatggaggggggagtcagcggctcacacccaaacccccggtgatggctgaggttccaggcttggtccaagtcatgtgtgtgggtgtctgccagctgtgatggagcaattctgagacccccacatcctgcctgagcctcagctgtgggccagaggggtggtggggcaggttcccttggccacctgaacctacaccatattcttgggccatcggaacctttccatggagccatgcatttccatggagcctgcagagcagttcagctgacccaaaggaggagttcaccatgaggagagccgggtcgctctctaggctccaccagctgtacatactgcagtacctgctactcaccctggacactgcccatctggagtgttggtcacatcatacagtgaccctgctacttctttaaccaacccagacactctgcagcagagctggggagagactttcaggagccactggaaactgcacatcatctgcagtacctgccaagatgctcctctggaaagagactgagcatttgtccacgggggatcacaagacagtcctgctgtgcagcatcctgggagatgcccagggagcagctccgtatctcatctcctttgctctcccttgttggaaggggacaatccgcactggcctcccctgcctgggaatgatcctccataattccccttccttgggcagaaacgcactagacctttgcaaagtgactcccgagtgagagaagttgcaccaggacaaaggcaaagtcctgcagctgggcaggaaggaccccctgcagacggtgcaggctggggactggctggctggggagcagctctgctgcaaaggacctggcgtctccgTGCACACCAACTGaatgtgagccagcagtgtgccctggcagcaatgaaaggcaacagcctggataaaaccctgagtaacctggcctgaccttgtgacctggactcagccCTGGAGTGCCCACActgtccctggtcatgttgctgcgctttctccaaaggatgccctcctttctgaaggctatATCGTTGACCATCTTTAGAGTAGCTGCAACCTTACAGCCGCTTTCTGGTACACTGATCTGGAAACCCTCTTGTCCCCCCAAAcacctctgtctttctgcttcgTCCTGCTAGTGTTGTTGCTAATTCCACAGACACACCAGACATGGAAATGCAGGGTTTACATCCTGGCAGATGAGTGTCATTTCTGGTGTGGGATCGCCACACGCAGGTCTGAGGTTGCTCGGTGGTGATGTGCTATGACGTGAGCTACGTGCTCCTGGTAGCTCCTGGAAACAAGACTGtcgaggcagccagggcaggaaaaACCGCTCTTGGCTGAGATGACCAGAAGGTTCCTACTGCCTTTGGGCAGGCACAGGCCCTGGGCCTGAGGCAACAAGCACCTTAGAGTGGCCCTGCCCATCTGTGCTGcgagcctccccctgctccctcctcagagcctgagacacagcaagcagcaagggctaGAAGGGGACAACGGTGTCATCCACTAAGGGCCACAAAGGCTTCCCTAATCCAGCTGCTGGGACACAGCGTCAGGAGCCCTGGAGTCCGCGCAGCCCCGTGACCCCACACAACCTAGCAAGCAagcagctgccccactgccccccaacacACCCTCCAACCCCTAGGCCTCATCACCCTGCAGGGAACTCCAGCATCCAGGCACTCCTGTAACACCCCAGAGGGCAGGGAAGCCAGGCAGATGGTCCCCCCACTCCGCCCTGCATCACCCACTGACCTCTgtgtccccagggcaccagggcCTCCAGGCTTCCTGTACTTCATCACACAATCTCCCtcagaaggcccaggcacctgcacCCTCACCCAAGGGCCCACTACTGGGGGGGCCAGGCTTGGCCATGTGTGGGGCTTCTCTTGTAAGGCCTCTCTCCACGTAGACATGGGCAgccaccagggccagcagcactaggctgggagtggggacaagATGGCGCTGAGTCACAGGGGGCAACGCTGGGCCACACAGCCTGCCCTGCGATCCGTGTGGTGGCAGCGCAAGGAGTGAAGgtgagcagcagggcccaggtgtgctGAGCCTGTGAGGCTGGAGGCAACCCAAAACCCCTGACtcagtctgcagctgctggaaagctggagaaggacctgggagtgctgggggacaacgggtggaccatgaggcagcaatgcggccttgtggccaggagggcccaggggatcctgggctgcattaggcagagtgttgccagcaggtggagggaggtgattctgcccctctcctcagccctggcgaggccacatctggagcactgtgtccacttctgggctccccattaccagagagacagggagctcctggagcgagtccaccagagggctacgaagatgatgaagggactggcacagctctcctacaacaaaaggctgaggcagctagaactcttcagcctggagaagagaagactgaggggagcttgtcaacgtgtagaagtatctgaagggaggatgtcaagaggacaAGGCCagacttctccgtggtgcccagtgagaagatgagaggcaacaggcacaaactgaaacacaggaagctctgtctcaacaggaggaaaaacggcTTTATTGTGATggagactgagcactggaacaaattgcccacagaggttgtggactctccaccCTTAGAGCTATTCAGAGGCTGCCAGGACATGATTCTGGGCAACATGCgctaggtgacccttcttgagcaggggggttgcactagaggatctccagaggtcccttcccacctcaaccacactgtgattctgtgactgtgtggcgtgggggacagggcaaaggcagcatggggaccgaggcagtcatggcagccctgctctccctggagaccccactgccctgaggaggacccaagtgacaaggaagagcccaagcaccagctggacacagagcgcctgagaagatgctggcctgagcagctgggagccaagagccaaggggctgacgagctggcaagacctgcactgggcagaggcaccaccagctgtgtgcacactggccagagtgacaagctccaaggctgctgcttcatgcctcaaactccaacgagcagtagctcacaagcagcgttcctcggggggccctcctggctctgacactgctcaataccttcctaagccacctgggcatgggcatggactgcgccctcagcaagtctgagcagagctagctctgcggaaggaggagccaccactagcaagacctcaGCAGGTTGTActgcccagaactgcttgagcccTGCCCCAGAGGACATGACACgcaagagcctggtagaggaggaggtgggtaatgccacagcagcttgcccgggtgaccaagtgagctggctctctgggctcaccagcgctcctgcgcgggtgtgccgggagggttcaggcttggggtggggacTAAGCCACAGGGtttctctctcccaggctgtacggcaaccccctcctgggaaaccccccagACTGCtctctgaggtcatcatgggcagcctcccctcccacccgccctccaccgctgcctccctcctcctgcctcccctccctcctgtttcccctccctcctgccttccctccctcccgccctctctccaccgctgctaacctccctcctgccttccctcctccatccaggagggcaggcaagagtgtaaaaactcctggaaattagcaaaaatggaaacatttgcaaatctgagaccctgccatgtctctcaagaaacctctgcagaaagtgtctatgggtctcctcggtgctgggcagggcgctgtggtggttcggctgcagcccctccatgcccaccccgctgcccagcacagcacgacagccctggccctgcagcccctccgcagctcctgctgccccagcgacagagccgcctgccccgagctggggcccccaggaacctgatgctccttctccttttccatcgcggactgctgccctgctttgctcctgcaacgtccctgctgcccaaagagcctttccccaggtcaggggaaAGGAGATCCCctgctggagatcccctgagctctcctgagggctccgaTGCCCCTCCAGATGGACGGgcatctctcatcagcactgtcacctgagggactgccccaggcaggcaattcagagaCCATTCCCCATCTCTGCGGGCACTGGACACCGAGAACTGAGCCCCAAATTCAGTCTTTGGTCCCTAACAGATCACACGGGGACTCTGAGCTCACCCCCCGGCTCCCATGGAGTTCCCAAGCACAGCAGTGGGCCCTTTAGTGGTGCACTCCCTTGGGAGTATTTGGGACTCCATCTtgtgaagaaaggccagacttcaggcGTGTCACacaggagatccccttttattagggaaatactaaagtcctgctgctgttggtggatgtgtctccaggaaagctgcagctgccatgcaaggctgcagccaggaaatgcccactgtggctgtgatgggaaggttgtgaggagcacagggtctgtccccacagccagcatccagaccctcttcccctccactcctgctCCCCTGCGAGCATTGGagcgctgcagagggaagggaggagcccgcggggacagctggctgccacccttgcaggagagggctgtgagatcccaccctgcctgtggccaggggagctgagctctcctaagggACACaggacccacagtctcaccctgtctgtacttgtctgaGCCTGGCTGTATGCCCCTGagcgcccttggtgtcagtgccaaaagagaccctgcaaagggaaactcccctcattgcactaggggcatccgagggagctcagactctgaggttcccccatctctgcggaggaagggagacacctggcttcctgcttcaccacggtctctggctcagattcaaatgagattcctgagaagtggcacaaaccaaaaattttctcttttaatgggaatgtatcagaaaaggaagacaaacaagaaaagaacaacagagagccctgatgccaaacgccctgtgaatgatgagtgggtgcacatgggatggttattggtgcccacattgtacccactgaatcactttcctcagggcatccttgagctccttgttcctcaggctgtagatgagggggttcactgctggaggcactactgcatacagaacagccaccaccagatccagggatggggaggagatggaagggagcttcaagtaggcacacatgccagtgctgacaaagagggagaccacggccaggtgagggaggcacatggagaaggctttgtgccggccctgctctgaggggatcctcagcacagctctgaagatctgcacgtaggacagcacaatgaaaacgaaacaccccaagattaaacaggtcgtaatcacaaccaccccaacttcccggaggtgggagtgtgagcaggagagcttgaggatgtgggggatctcacagaagaactgccccacagcattgccttggcagagaggtatggaaaaggtgttggcagtgtgcaggagagcattgagaaggctgctgccccaggcagctgctgccatttggacacaagctctgctgccacccaggagggtcccgtagtgcaggggtctgcagatggcaacgtagcggtcataagccatgacagtgagaagggaatactcagccaaaatgaaaatggcaaaacttaagacctgggcagcacatcccgagtaggagatggtcgtggtgtttgtgagggaattggccatggatgtggggacagtggtggagatggaggccacgtcgaggagggagagattaaagaggaagaagtccatgggggtgtggaggcggtggtcacaggctatggcggtgatgaagccgttgcccagcagggcagccaggtagatacCCAGGAAGAGCACGAAGTgtaagagctgcagctgccgtgtgtccgcaaatgccaggaggaggaactcgttgagggagctgctgttggacatgttgttccctgcaggcccgtgggactgtgccaggaggaaaagacagggacaagtcaggagagactcctctgttcacagctctttccctttctcacacacccccccccccacacacagagactgcttttctccttggcaggaccttcactcagctccctgtctgcagctccagcttgggctggctgcgtgagccatgaggagccgggacgtgtgcctgcaggctgcagagaggtcggtgctgctggagtgtaggaagtctgttgagcatcttcacatgcagtttggaggcatttggagcacaaaagcaacagcttccgtgctggggggattgtttgcttctttgtctgctctgcagggctggactaggcagcctttccgtggctcccagggtgaagactagtgagccctgagaggcaccagctctccctgtgccctaggacacagccagcacactggtctccacatctccactatgctttttcatctgcccacacacagccacccccagcagcacttccatctccttagcacccctctgCGGCTTCTGCGTGGGACATTACGCTATCACAGATGTCCCACACAAgagctgggcccttctggagggcagcacacAGCTCGGCTGCACACCCCCCGGGAGGgtgaagggtcttaaaggtggcatctcctgagtcagctcattcccccttcctctgctgggtgggagaggaaagctgcagggggcttgctggggggaAAGGgtctgcatgctggggctggccgagaacagtgatggcaaggtgatgtgggtgctgtctgcaggctgagggcttgtgTGGGCAATTGCTGTGGGtccttgcaaacctagtcacccctcagcgtggtggtgaccaggcttagtttcttgcctcaacctgactgctgcatttccactcccaccatgcagaggcgagccctcttgaaaaccccactctcaaaaggtcctcctggagagctggagctgtgggcagccctgctccacgcagcaccctctcgacaggaggatgaacctgccctgctgggggaaacccctctcacccagagcttctcccttcagcgccgtggggagctccccgggcaggcttgGTGCTGACCCACGTAGGCGGCAGTCAGTGCCCctggcacacagcaccctggggtgcagggacaccactctgactgatgaacctgggcagacctgggggcagagcccagcttcacaccccggctgcgtccctgggagaaggcagcaggatgccctctgcctctgacggtgtggcaggacatcctgctctgaagcatctcctcctcctcctcctcctccacaatgcagaagctgcaagagcgatccttaaaatccctatcagtcatgggatggggtgggtgcagaagacccctccaggaacctcggcagcattgccctgcagccagagacttaccatgcaaagggctgtgcggatttcccccacaaggagctctcctctctcctcccactccacactgcctctcacttctctccctctcgcctcatctcccgtcagcagcagcaggcagtgcccggagccccgctgctcttggcagaggagctgctcctgcacacagctgtcttGTGGctgtgctgcccggttgccagcagctccctcggtccccggagcctggccccactcaggagcagaggcccagccaaaggcatgactttctctgtcccctgggctccctcgagattgtcctggggctccaaggctggcagctcctgaggggcagcaggctcccttctgggaaaggctctggcagctgcaataatcccctgcagtccctctcggcgctgtggagagagactgatttcagcagggtgcttgatcccctcaggggacagaggtggagagggctggacctgctcccctctgcctcctgctcttcctgtcccattgctggccaggagacgcagagagtggccgagagggggtcatttcccctgcgtggggcagtgattcagaggaggaaatgcaggtgtttggtctccgctgagaaggccttggttgggagggggattcagctccctcccacgcatgccccaaacccaccggaggtgggcttcctctggcctcagtttcggggtgcccaaaagagctgcctgcatgcaaggccttgcctgagctgccacgacaagcactagggatggagaggggagtcagcggctcacacccaaacccccggggatggctgaggttccaggcttggtccaagtcatgtgtgtgggtgtctgccagctgaGATGGAGCTATTCTGAGagacccacatcctgcctgagcctcagctgtgggccagaggggtggtggggcaggttcccttggccacctgaacctacaccataGTCTTGGGCCATCagaacctttccatggagcctgcagagcggttcagctgacccaaaggaggCGTTCACCATCAGGAGAGCCAGGTCGCTctctaggctccaccagctgtacatactgcagctcaaggcacttcagagctaaggcccatgcacctcccggcattgcagacacttcagttaattcagggtgctcattttcagggaataaaaaagGCTTCTAGTGccgtgccaggtgcctggggtgcccagcacaaccACATGTGTCTGGCACAGACCACACAGGACTTCCAGGGAAGCCAGGGTGTTCGGGGAAGACACCACAGGGTTGTTGAAAGGGGTTTGGGTCCTGTGTGCCAGCAGCTGAACACCAAGCCCATGGCATGCAGGGAAGGTCCATCCCAGTTACACCCAGGGGTGCTACAggattgggaggcacatcacagcaagagtctccactcgtgtgcctatgccctccaaccctggtgggtctcctcttcctgaaccttcgCACCCAGTGCTCTGAACAGTGACCAGGCTAACGATGTCCCCACTGTggatagatcaaaggctgtcctaccccaggcaccttctcagcagcagcttgtccttcttggacaCCCTCTTCACCTCTCTCACAGGCCCCAAAGGGCTTTGGAGTCACCtggggcagcaaacccctctcccaccagggctGCCTGACCCAGCTGGGTTTGtctctggctttggggactgcagggtttgctctcttcctCAGCCCCTGACTTCAGCACCACCTTGCCATGTGCCAGCCActccagcatgtctctgctaGGAAGCAAAGCCTTTGCATACAGTGTGTCCCGGGCACTCTGCAACAGGTTTCCCTGTCATAAGGCTGCACTTGTCCCTGGGGCCACAGTTGGGGTGCTGCAGCTCCAATGTGTAGCAGTGCCCTCAGCCTGGGGaacaggcaagaggagctggagccccgtgtgctgtcacagaaatgtGGCATTGTTGGAGTGACTGctgagacatggtgggacagctcacaATGACAGAGCTGCGACCGATGGCACTGCAACCCAGAGCCCTCTGCTTGGCCCCTGCTCCCCTCAGGACCCACCCCACCCCTCGGTGCTTTTGGGGAGAGCCCAGGCCCTCCCTTGACTGTGCTGAGGCTCCTCGGGAAAAGGGCGCAATGGGCAGGGGATGTGCGGGGCAGCACGGAGTGagcagagcagcgtcctggtGGGCAGCACTGCCTGGCCATGTCTGTGGCTGCTGCTTCATCAGCTTGGTGCTGTGGTTGGTGCTGCGGAAAGGCCAGGAGGTCGGGGGAAGGCCTGGCCGGGACTTGCCAAGGGCTCGGTCAGCCTTGGGGCTGAAGTCTGCTGCAAAGCAAGGGccggccagggctgcaggcaggccccGGGTTGGCCTGGCCGCAGCAGGGTGGTGGCGCGGGAAAGCAGCAACGCAACAATGCACAATTGTTGTGGTAGCACCGCTGTCTGGGAGACTGGCTGGGGTGGCCAGAGCTGGGGGTCACTGGAGCGAGAGGGGCCAGCGGAGAGCCGCAGCTCCAGGAGGGCTCTTGAAAGGAGCCATGGAGCACTATCTCGCTGCTGGCGTCCAAGCTAGAGAGGCACTGCGGAGCGCAAGGGCCATGAGGGCCGAGGTGCGTACCGGGCAGGTGGAGAGGGCTCAGCCTGGGAGCTAGCAGCCCCGTGGGCCTTCTCTGGGGCACGGGGAAGTGTGGAGGGAACTGCgagaagggggagaaggagggtgaGGCCAGTGGAGGCTctgagggagtcctgtgtccctgCTCATCCTGGACTGCAGCTCAGCAGGCGGGAGGGTGGTGTGACAGGACGTGGGGTTTGGTTTACAGGGTGTGGAGTGGTGGGGAAGGAGGCGGtggagcagggagctgcctgggaCGAAGCTGCTCTTTGCGCCCTGCCTGGGTGGAGCGTTCCCAGAGCGTTTCTGGTACGTGCTGTGCAAGAGGCTCTGGAGATGGCGGCCCGAGTGCCCAGGAGTGCCTCTGTCTTCCTAGCGTGGGCGCAGAGGACAGCAGGTCGTAGTAGGATGCGCGGAGCTGCTGGAGATGCCGCTGGGGGTGAAACTCCCTTTGCTGCCTGGCTCCAACCCTGTCTTCTACCGCACCAAGCTGGGGCAAAAGGTAAAAGCAGTAGCAAGGGGTAGGAAAAGTCCCTTCTTTCTCCTCAGCTTCTTGCCCCGACCCACTGAGCGGCCGAGCAAAGACATGGGAGGGGTGGCCATCATCATCCTCAGGCAGTGTCAGAGCTTCTCCTGCTGCATTCCTTTGTGCAGCTGCCAACGCCAGGGCCTCTCTGCTAGGGCAACGTAGGAAGTGTCCTTTTGCTTCCAGGCTTCGATACCTTGTTCCCAGCTCCGGCGCTACTGGGAAGCAGAGTGAGCCAACACGCCCCTTAGGAGTGCCGAACCCCGAGGAGCCTGTTCCCAGTGGAGTAGAGATTTGCTCTTTGAAGCATTGGGAGAGACATTGTTGGTGTGGCAATGTCTTGCATTTCTTCCTGCGGGGCTCCGAAGCCTCGTCTGCTTGCGGGggtgggaggtggtggtggttctccccaccctgctccctgcagcctgcctgggGTATGGGAAAGACTCTTGGTATCAGCTCTTCCAACTCGCTCTCTATTTCCACCAGTAGAGTTTGGCAGCTCTCCTGAGCACGGGCTCATTTTGCAATCACAGTGACTTTCCAAAGGGAAGAAACCATGGGGAGATGGACACTTTCTGGAGAGCTCCTTTGAGCTGCCCCAGTGGGTGCAGAAAAGGACAGGTAGCTTTCAGTGGAGAAAGGGGGC
The genomic region above belongs to Struthio camelus isolate bStrCam1 unplaced genomic scaffold, bStrCam1.hap1 HAP1_SCAFFOLD_48, whole genome shotgun sequence and contains:
- the LOC138065202 gene encoding olfactory receptor 14C36-like; this translates as MSNSSSLNEFLLLAFADTRQLQLLHFVLFLGIYLAALLGNGFITAIACDHRLHTPMDFFLFNLSLLDVASISTTVPTSMANSLTNTTTISYSGCAAQVLSFAIFILAEYSLLTVMAYDRYVAICRPLHYGTLLGGSRACVQMAAAAWGSSLLNALLHTANTFSIPLCQGNAVGQFFCEIPHILKLSCSHSHLREVGVVVITTCLILGCFVFIVLSYVQIFRAVLRIPSEQGRHKAFSMCLPHLAVVSLFVSTGMCAYLKLPSISSPSLDLVVAVLYAVVPPAVNPLIYSLRNKELKDALRKEVPRGWKREEVPQEADRDIACECRDGAGRDKAQLELELELELELELEVARALEGNPKVFWSQAGSTALESEQTVGPQGHGGDSALAMLVRVGSRPNRMGIMACNPSRDPAHVFLKRQKVSAFLLGLLRKTNSLSPHAAGGQLVCLLVLVPPVLCSQLFELQDGHSHLLPEKVSSPC